A segment of the Deltaproteobacteria bacterium genome:
CGCGCCCGCTGGTACAACTCGTCCAGCGATTGGGCTCCGCCAAAAGAAGGAAACAACAAGGCAAGAACTAGCAAACTCACAAACAGGCGACCAAGGGTCATGACCACCCCCCCGAAATCCGATTCCGACATTATCAATTTTCCATTATCCATTTTCCATTATCCATTGTTCGTGCGCGCTCACATGTCGACTTTCACCCCATTTTTCGCGCACTCATCAGCAAACATCTTTTTCATCCACTCATCGCTTTCTTCAAATTCGAGCTGCTCGACGCCCTGCTCTTCGCCTTGCACCGCGGTGTTGGCGTGCAGCGCAACAAACTTACAGGGCTGGTTGCCGGTATTGTAATGTTGATGCCACGAGCCGGCCGGTGGTGAAATCACCGTGCCCTCGTGCCAGTCGTAGCGCTGCGGTTTTTCGCCCTCGTGCCACATCAGCGTGTAGCCGGTGGAGTCGAGCAAAAAGACATGGGCGCCGGGGCCGTGGCGGTGGGCTTTTTTGTAGCGGCCGACGGGGAACTCAGACACATGGGCGAGCATCGAGCCGCCGGACATGTGGATGTACATGTTCTTGGTGCCCTTGCCGCGTTTTTCGCGGGCGACGAGATTGATCTTGCGGATATCGGGAATGAAGTTTGAGTGCAGTATGCCACCGTAGTATTCGGTGAAATATTTTCCTTCGCGAGAAAAGAACTCGCTGTCGCCGGGATCGAAGCGGTCTTTGAATTGGTAATTTGTATTGTAGATAAACTCCGGGTCGCGGTAGAGCTCAAAGGCAATCGGCTGGCTGGTGAGCGCAAAGTAGCGGCAAACCTCGGTGCCGCTGGCGTTGAAGTGCTGATGCCAAGCATTCAGAGGAATCGCGAAGGTGCTGCCGCGCTCCCATTCAAATGTCCGCTTGGCGGTGCCGTCGTACCAAACCGTTGTGGCTCCACGGCCTGAAGCCACGGTGATGATCTCCTCATAGAGTTGGCGCTGGGGTTTGGTGCTCTTGCCCGGATCGATCTCGCAAATATAGCCGTCGGCTACCATCTGATCGGAGAATGTGCAGATGGCGCCCTTGCAATCTTTGCGTTTCCAGTAGCCCAGCTCGTGCGTGCGCACGTCTTGGACAAACTCACCGCCAACGATCGGCACGCCCTCGGACTGGATCCAGCTCTTGTAAGGGCTGTACTTGTCCCTCATGAACTGCACGTAGGGATGGACTTCGAATTCTTTTTGCGGCCCGGCCATGAACAATTACCTCCTTGACTTCAGGCTGAGGTTACTGCGATGTAATTGATTGTGTCAACATAGAAAGGAAGCAGATGAAACGAAAACTTTTGCTGGTCGTTGTCTCTATGTTTGTGGGCGTCATGGTCGATGCCGCCTCGGCTCAGCTTAGGCCGCTCAAAGTGACCTATTCGGCGATGAGTGCCGCTAGCTTGGTGACCTGGGTTGCCAAAGATGCAGGGATTTTTCAGAAACACGGGCTTGACGTCGGCTTGGTTTACATCGCCGGCGGCAGCATGGCGATGGCAACGACCATCGCTGGCGACACGCAAATTACGCAGGGCATCGGCTCGGGCGCCATTCTTGCCAAGCTCAGTGGTGCGGATACCGTCATGCTGGCGTCGATTCTCGACACGACCAATCAAAGCTTGATGGTCGTGCCGGACGTGCGCACTGCCCAAGATTTGCGCGGCAAGCGCCTGGGCGTGACGCGCTACGGCTCGCTCAGCGACTTCGGCATCCGGCGCTATCTTCAGACCGTCAACCTCGATCCGGAAAAAGACGTGCGCATCATGCAGATCGGCGGTCTGCCGGAAATACTGGCGGCCATGCAAGGCGGCTCGATCCAAGGCGGCGCGATTTCATCGCCGACTCTCACGCGAGCCAAGATGCTCGGCTACCGCGAGCTGATCGACCTTGGCACCCTTGGCATCAAGTATCCGGCCACCAGTTATATGACCACGGAAGCGTACATTAAGAGCAACCGGCCCAACGTGACCAACTTTCTCAAGGCGATCGTAGAATCCGCCCATTTCGTCAAAGCTAACAAAGAAGTATCGATCAACGTCCTGCGCAAATATACTAAAACCAACGAAATGCCGATCCTCGAAGACACCTACAATATTTACGTGCAGCGCTATATCCGTTTGAACCCGGTTTCGTCGCCCGAAGAAGTGAAAACAATTCTCGATCAGGTCAAAGACAAAGACCCGCGCGCGCGCACGACGGACTACGACAGCTTTATTCGCGGCGATTTGCTGCGCGAGATTGAGCAGAGCGGGTTTATCAAGGCGCTGAGCAAGAGCTAGGCGAAGACTCACCACGAAGGAGACACGAAGTTAAGCAACGATTTCGTAGGGTGCGCCGTGCGCACCATGCGAATTGTGGTACGCTTCGACAAGCAGGCTGGTGGTACGTTCAATACGTCGTGCCTTGGGAGTTGGGCTACCACACCGGCCAGGTCGGCCGCTGTCTTCTCGTCTTGACATCATTTTTTCACTACGATAATTGAAACAAAAGTTTCATGGCGTCCCTCAAACAGCTTCTCACCAAAGTCGAATCCCTCAACGGCGCCCAGCGCCGCCTGGGGCGTTATTTGAAGAACGACAGCTCGGCGCTGCTGGTTTACAACGTCAACGATCTGGCTCAGGCGGTGGGCGTGAGCAAGGCCACCGTGGTGCGCTTTGCCAAGACCATGGGCTACGCGGGGTTCCCCGAGTTCAAACGCGACATTCAGAAGGAAATGCGCCGCAAGTTGCGTGCAGCGGACCGGATGAAGGAAACCTTTGCCGAGCTGGGCGATGATGAAAATATTTTCGGCAAGTTGATCAAACGCGACATTCAATTATTACAAGAACTACAGTCAGCCTCCTTCAGCGATTTCCAAGCAGCCGTGGAATTGATCCTCAACGCGCGCAAGGTTTATTTAATCGGCTTGAATGCTTCGACGGCGCTGGCCTACATTCTTTACTTCCGGCTCATGCGTGTTAAGAAAGAAGCGCACTGGATCGTCATGACCGGCGGGGCCTCGCTGGTCGAGCAGCTCGCATTCATGAAACCGGAAGACGCGCTGGTCGCCATTGATTTTGTCGAGGTGCCACGCGAAGTGCAGACCGCTTTGCAGCATGCGCAGAAGATCGGCACGCCAATTTTGGGCATCACTGATTTTCCCAGCTCGCCGATCGCCAAGGCTGCTAAAGTTTGCCTTTACGCCAAGCGTGGTTTGCACTCGTCGGTGAATTCGCTGACACCGGCGTTTTCGCTGGTCAACGCGCTGGCCATTGCCGTCGGTTGGGCGAAACGGTCAGATTCGATCAAAGCGCTCACCGATCTCGATATTTTATTGGAAGAATCGGGTATATAAGTTAATTTCGAACAAAAAATAAGGAGAGAGAATCATGGCAACGAAACTAAAATTTGGCCTTCTGTTACCGCACTTCTGCGAGTATGGCTCGGCAGACAGCTGCATCGAAGGATCGAAAAAAGCGGAACAGTATGGCTTCGACTCAGTCTGGGTGCGTGACCATTTGGTTTTCGAACCGCACGGCATGGAAGGCGAAGACAACACTCACATCGAAGGCTTGTTGATCCTCGCTGCCATCGCGGCGGAATGCAAGAAGCTCACCCTCGGCACTGGCACGGTAATCTCGCACCGCCATCCGATTCACCTCGCCCAATCGATGGCCGGTCTCAGCAACATAGCCAAAGGCGATCTCATCATGGGCTTGGGCCTCGGCACTTTTCCGCACGAATTCGAAGCCGCCGGCTATAAGAAAGTGACGCTGCAAGATCGCGCCAATATGGCGAAGATCAACGCGCAACTTTGTCGCCGTTTCTGGTCCGGTGAAAAGATCAGCTATCAAGACGATTACTACGATTTCAAAGACGTCGAGTTGAAACCGTTGCCGCGCGGTAAGATTCCCATCTGGTACGGCGGCGGCACGCCGGCTTCGGCGCGCCGCGCCGCGGATTATTGCGACGGCTGGATGCCGGGCCGGATCCCGACAGCGACGTTCAACAAAATGGTCAAGTACCTCGAAGAACAGTGCAAAGGCAACGGCCGGCCGATGGTTACCACCGGCGCGATCCCGATTACCAGCATCGACAAGAACCGCGACGTGGCGCTCAGCAAGGTCAACACCAAGGGTTTGATCAACGAAGGCAATGCGCCGAGCAAAAAGACCTGGGTCAAACCGAAATCGGGAACTTTTTCGACTGTCGAAGACATCGAAGGCTTGCTGATGGCTGGCACGCCGGCGGACATCGCGCGTGACACCAAGCGCTACGAGGAAGCGGGCTTGAACCATATCGTCTATGATTTGCGTTTCCGCTACGCCGACTGGATGCAACAGATCGATTTTTTGGGCCAGGAAGTACTGCCAGCGGTGCGCGCGTAGCGCGCTGCACATGTTTCGGGTTCCGAGTTTCGCGTTTCGGGTTAAGATCCGAAGACTCGAAACCCGGAACTCGCAACTCGAAACATCAAGGAGTTTCTATGCGTACGGAAAAAGTTAACTTCTACAGCGAAGGCAATAAACTTGCCGGCGTGCTCTATTTGCCCGACGGCGAGCAAGGCAAACCATTTCCCGGCATCGTCCAGGGCCCCGGGTTCCTCGGTCTCAAAGACGCCAAGCATTACATCATGATGTTCGAAAAACTTTGTGCCGCCGGCTATGCCTGCCTGTGCTTCGACTACCGCGGCTGGGGCGACAGTGAAGGCAACGATCGTGGTTGGGTCATGCCAGCGTGGCAAGCCGCGGACATCCGCGCCGCGCTCTCCTACATGGAGGCTCGTCCCGACATCGACTCCGATCGCCTAGCGACCTACGGTTCCGGCGGCACCGGCGGCGGTAACGCCGTCTACGTTGCAGCAAACGACGCGCGCGTCAAATGCTGTGTTAGCTACCTGGGCGTCAGCAGCGGCCGCGACTGGCTGCACTCCATGCGCCGCGAATACGAATGGGTTGATTATTTGAAAGAAATCGACGAGGACCGCAAACAGCGCGCGCTCACCGGCAAGAGCAAAATCGTTAGTGCCCGCGAAGGCGGCATCATGGTGCAGACCCCGGAGCGGGTCACGACCAACATCAAGAAAGACGTCGCCGACAAGATCCCAGACGGCATGCCGCTGGCTTGCGCCGAGGCGATTTTGGAATACAGCCCCATCGACGTCGTGCACAAGATTTCGCCCCGCGGCGTGCTATTCATCGCCGTCGAAGGCGACGCCGTGACGCCGGAGCAGCAGTCTTTCGATTTATACGAAGCCGCCGGCGAGCCGAAGAAGTTAGTGCTGTACAAGAAGACCACCCACTACGGCATCTACAATGATTACTTCGACGATGTCGCCGCCAACGTGGTCGACTGGTACAACCGGTATTTGAAATATCATAAGGTAGAGATCACCGAATCAAAGTAACCGGAAAATATCGCGCGCGGAGGCGCAGAGAACGCAGAGAAAAGAGTTTTTATTTTTCCGAACTCTGCGCCCTCAGCGTCTCCGCGCGAAACAATTCTTAATTTAGGAGCATTCAATGAAAAACATATCCTTCGGCGTGCGCGTGCCGAATTCTGGGCCGCTGTCGAGCATTGAAAACATCGTCAAGGCCAGCAAAGCCGCCGAAGACATGGGCTTCGACGCAATCTGGGTGCACGACCATGTGGTTTGGTCGTCGGAGATGCACAAACATCACATCTCTTCCGGCGCCTTCGAAGCGCTCGCCGACACGCAGGACGCAAACTTCTTCGAGGCGACAACGATTCTTTCTTACCTCGCCGCCGAGACGAAAAAGATCGTGTTAGGCGTCGCTTGCTTGGTCATGCCGTGCCGCAATCCGGTGTATGCCGCCAAGCAATATGGCACGCTCGATCATCTCGCCAACGGCCGCCTGCTCGTCGGCGTCGGCTTGGGCTCGAAAGCGACGCGCGAATCGGACGAATTCGGCGTCTTCGGCGTGTCCTACGACCGGCGCGGCGACCGCACCGACGAATACATTGAAGCAATGAAAGCGATCTGGACCCAGCCGCTGGCTTCCTACAAAGGTGACTTTCTCGAATTCAAAAACGCCGAAGTTTATCCCAAGCCCATTCAAAAGCCCCATCCACCGGTGTGGGTCGGCGGCTGGATGAAGCTCGCAGCCAAACGCGCTGGCAAATACGGCGAAGGCTGGATTCCGGGCTGGCTGTCACCGAAAGAAATGAAAGTCGGCTGCGATATATTGGCACAGACCGCGAAAGACAACGGCCGCGATCCGAAAAAGATCACCATCGCGGTGGAAAAGCTCGCGACCATCGCCAAGACCCGCGAAGAAGGCTTGAACCTGGCGCTGCCGACACTGAAAACCAGCAGCGAAAGCTACGAACGCGACATCGACAGCATGCAATTCGCGTTGGACCGTCACATCTTCGGTTCCATCGATGACGTGCGCCGGCGCTGCGATGAGTTCGTCGAAAACGGCGTGCAGCACTTCGAGCTGAAGATCATCTATCCGACGATCGACAGCTTGCTGCGCCAGATGGATCTTTGGGCGGAGAATATTATTCCGAAGTACAACTAGCGCAAAGCGTCTAGCGTCTGGGTTCTAGAGTTCGGCGTTTTCGGATTCCGAAGCGCTAGACCCTAGACGCTAAACGCCAGACGTTTTCCGGAGAAAACCTTGAATCTGCAATTCACTCTCAACGGCAAGCCGTGGAAGGTTGACTGCGAGCCGGCCGATACGTTGGCCGAAGTGCTGCGCAATCAGTTGAATCTCAACGGCACGAAGGTTTCCTGCGAAGTGCAGGTGTGCGGCGCCTGCACGGTTTTGGTCGACAACTTGCCCGTCAGCGCTTGTACTTATTTAGCCTACGAAGCTCGCGGCAAAAGCGTCGTCACCGTCGAAGGCTTGGAAAAACCGGACGGCACGCTGCACCCAATTCAGCAGGCGTTTATCGATGAGTTCGCTTTTCAATGCGGCTTTTGCACGCCGGGCATGATCCTGGCGACCAAAGCGCTGTTGGATGAAAATCCCAAGCCGACCCGCGACGAGATCGTCCATCACATGGACGGCAACATCTGCCGCTGCACCGGCTACGTGCCGATCGTCAACGCGATCAACCGCGC
Coding sequences within it:
- a CDS encoding cupin domain-containing protein; amino-acid sequence: MAGPQKEFEVHPYVQFMRDKYSPYKSWIQSEGVPIVGGEFVQDVRTHELGYWKRKDCKGAICTFSDQMVADGYICEIDPGKSTKPQRQLYEEIITVASGRGATTVWYDGTAKRTFEWERGSTFAIPLNAWHQHFNASGTEVCRYFALTSQPIAFELYRDPEFIYNTNYQFKDRFDPGDSEFFSREGKYFTEYYGGILHSNFIPDIRKINLVAREKRGKGTKNMYIHMSGGSMLAHVSEFPVGRYKKAHRHGPGAHVFLLDSTGYTLMWHEGEKPQRYDWHEGTVISPPAGSWHQHYNTGNQPCKFVALHANTAVQGEEQGVEQLEFEESDEWMKKMFADECAKNGVKVDM
- a CDS encoding ABC transporter substrate-binding protein, yielding MKRKLLLVVVSMFVGVMVDAASAQLRPLKVTYSAMSAASLVTWVAKDAGIFQKHGLDVGLVYIAGGSMAMATTIAGDTQITQGIGSGAILAKLSGADTVMLASILDTTNQSLMVVPDVRTAQDLRGKRLGVTRYGSLSDFGIRRYLQTVNLDPEKDVRIMQIGGLPEILAAMQGGSIQGGAISSPTLTRAKMLGYRELIDLGTLGIKYPATSYMTTEAYIKSNRPNVTNFLKAIVESAHFVKANKEVSINVLRKYTKTNEMPILEDTYNIYVQRYIRLNPVSSPEEVKTILDQVKDKDPRARTTDYDSFIRGDLLREIEQSGFIKALSKS
- a CDS encoding MurR/RpiR family transcriptional regulator — its product is MASLKQLLTKVESLNGAQRRLGRYLKNDSSALLVYNVNDLAQAVGVSKATVVRFAKTMGYAGFPEFKRDIQKEMRRKLRAADRMKETFAELGDDENIFGKLIKRDIQLLQELQSASFSDFQAAVELILNARKVYLIGLNASTALAYILYFRLMRVKKEAHWIVMTGGASLVEQLAFMKPEDALVAIDFVEVPREVQTALQHAQKIGTPILGITDFPSSPIAKAAKVCLYAKRGLHSSVNSLTPAFSLVNALAIAVGWAKRSDSIKALTDLDILLEESGI
- a CDS encoding LLM class flavin-dependent oxidoreductase; the encoded protein is MATKLKFGLLLPHFCEYGSADSCIEGSKKAEQYGFDSVWVRDHLVFEPHGMEGEDNTHIEGLLILAAIAAECKKLTLGTGTVISHRHPIHLAQSMAGLSNIAKGDLIMGLGLGTFPHEFEAAGYKKVTLQDRANMAKINAQLCRRFWSGEKISYQDDYYDFKDVELKPLPRGKIPIWYGGGTPASARRAADYCDGWMPGRIPTATFNKMVKYLEEQCKGNGRPMVTTGAIPITSIDKNRDVALSKVNTKGLINEGNAPSKKTWVKPKSGTFSTVEDIEGLLMAGTPADIARDTKRYEEAGLNHIVYDLRFRYADWMQQIDFLGQEVLPAVRA
- a CDS encoding alpha/beta hydrolase, producing the protein MRTEKVNFYSEGNKLAGVLYLPDGEQGKPFPGIVQGPGFLGLKDAKHYIMMFEKLCAAGYACLCFDYRGWGDSEGNDRGWVMPAWQAADIRAALSYMEARPDIDSDRLATYGSGGTGGGNAVYVAANDARVKCCVSYLGVSSGRDWLHSMRREYEWVDYLKEIDEDRKQRALTGKSKIVSAREGGIMVQTPERVTTNIKKDVADKIPDGMPLACAEAILEYSPIDVVHKISPRGVLFIAVEGDAVTPEQQSFDLYEAAGEPKKLVLYKKTTHYGIYNDYFDDVAANVVDWYNRYLKYHKVEITESK
- a CDS encoding TIGR03619 family F420-dependent LLM class oxidoreductase, producing MKNISFGVRVPNSGPLSSIENIVKASKAAEDMGFDAIWVHDHVVWSSEMHKHHISSGAFEALADTQDANFFEATTILSYLAAETKKIVLGVACLVMPCRNPVYAAKQYGTLDHLANGRLLVGVGLGSKATRESDEFGVFGVSYDRRGDRTDEYIEAMKAIWTQPLASYKGDFLEFKNAEVYPKPIQKPHPPVWVGGWMKLAAKRAGKYGEGWIPGWLSPKEMKVGCDILAQTAKDNGRDPKKITIAVEKLATIAKTREEGLNLALPTLKTSSESYERDIDSMQFALDRHIFGSIDDVRRRCDEFVENGVQHFELKIIYPTIDSLLRQMDLWAENIIPKYN
- a CDS encoding (2Fe-2S)-binding protein, producing MNLQFTLNGKPWKVDCEPADTLAEVLRNQLNLNGTKVSCEVQVCGACTVLVDNLPVSACTYLAYEARGKSVVTVEGLEKPDGTLHPIQQAFIDEFAFQCGFCTPGMILATKALLDENPKPTRDEIVHHMDGNICRCTGYVPIVNAINRAADMLAKEKGK